The following are from one region of the Elgaria multicarinata webbii isolate HBS135686 ecotype San Diego chromosome 13, rElgMul1.1.pri, whole genome shotgun sequence genome:
- the SARS2 gene encoding serine--tRNA ligase, mitochondrial has protein sequence MAAPVGLSRRLGLHWRALHRRLPPLRAESAGAAPAGVRSRLYEHVRGGWSARPQLAVGALKAQLAEAERELETRKGLLGPRDLREIVATWQRLVEVQEEIAKVNAEKEKIAEDVRNLVKTQDSSTLASLPLYNALRSQGRELRFRLSVLRQEEMELDEKYYLRALKLPNRTHPEVPLGDESQARVMEVVGEKPAFDFQVKGHLELGEELDIIRQRRLSHISGYRSYYLRGAGARLQQALEQFALNKLMKKGFIPMTVPDMLKGAVFEGCGMLPDDGPSKVYNIDPSRFEDLSLAGTSEVGIAGYFMDHAVDLKDTPVRTVCSSTCYRVETDTGKEPWGLYRVHQFTKVEMFGVTANETGLESTALLEEFLAVQKEIFSELGLHYKVLDMPTQELGLPAYRKFDIEAWMPGRGKYGEISSASNCTDYQSRRLNIMYYNQEGRLSYAHTVNGTACAIPRMLIALIESNQCKDGSIRVPEALQPLMGAEKIGKPSYAPLKYIGPNQPRKH, from the exons ATGGCGGCGCCCGTGGGGCTCTCCCGGCGTTTGGGGCTGCACTGGCGGGCGTTGCACCGGAGGTTGCCGCCGTTGCGGGCGGAGAGCGCTGGCGCGGCCCCCGCCGGCGTAAGGAGCCGCTTGTACGAGCACGTGCGGGGCGGGTGGTCGGCGCGGCCGCAACTGGCGGTCGGGGCGCTGAAGGCGCAGCTGGCCGAGGCGGAGCGGGAGCTGGAGACGCGCAAAGGGCTGCTCGGCCCGCGGGATCTGCGCGAGATT GTGGCAACTTGGCAGAGATTGGTTGAAGTGCAAGAGGAGATCGCAAAAGTcaatgctgagaaagagaaaATTGCTGAAGACGTGCGGAATCTTGTG AAAACACAAGACAGTAGTACTTTGGCATCG CTCCCTCTTTACAATGCTTTgcggagccagggaagggaaCTCCGCTTTCGTCTCAGTGTGTTACGCCAGGAGGAGATGGAGTTGGATGAAAAATACTACCTGCGTGCCCTCAAACTGCCCAACAGGACCCATCCTGAAGTG CCGCTCGGAGATGAGAGCCAAGCACGGGTGATGGAGGTTGTTGGAGAAAAACCAG CCTTTGACTTCCAGGTGAAAGGGCATCTGGAACTCGGAGAAGAGCTCGATATCATACGGCAAAG gCGTTTGTCACACATCTCGGGCTACCGGTCCTACTACCTCCGCGGGGCAGGAGCCAGGCTTCAGCAAGCTCTGGAGCAGTTCGCTCTCAACAAGCTGATGAAAAAG GGCTTCATCCCGATGACTGTTCCAGACATGCTTAAAGGAGCTGTGTTT GAAGGCTGCGGCATGCTTCCCGACGACGGCCCCTCCAAGGTGTACAACATAGACCCTTCCCGCTTTGAAGACCTGAGTCTGGCCGGCACCTCCGAGGTCGGAATTGCAG GGTATTTCATGGATCACGCAGTGGACCTAAAAGACACGCCGGTCAG GACGGTGTGTTCTAGCACGTGCTACAGAGTTGAAACGGATACCGGCAAGGAGCCGTGGGGACTGTACAGAGTGCACCAGTTCACCAAG gtaGAAATGTTTGGCGTTACCGCCAACGAGACCGGGTTGGAGAGTACGGCCTTGCTGGAGGAGTTTCTGGCTGTACAGAAGGAGATCTTCTCTGAGCTGGGGCTGCACTACAA GGTTCTGGATATGCCCACGCAGGAGCTGGGCCTCCCTGCCTACCGGAAATTCGACATTGAGGCCTGGATGCCCGGCCGGGGCAAGTACGGAGAG atCTCCAGTGCCTCCAACTGCACAGACTACCAGAGCCGGCGGTTGAATATCATGTACTACAACCAGGAAGGGCGGCTGTCCTATGCACATACG GTCAATGGCACCGCCTGTGCCATCCCCCGGATGCTCATCGCCCTCATAGAGTCCAACCAGTGCAAG GACGGCAGCATTCGAGTGCCAGAAGCCCTCcagcccctgatgggcgcagagaaGATCGGCAAGCCCAGCTACGCGCCATTGAAATACATCGGCCCGAACCAGCCCAGAAAACACTGA